From the genome of Primulina eburnea isolate SZY01 chromosome 12, ASM2296580v1, whole genome shotgun sequence, one region includes:
- the LOC140806526 gene encoding F-box/kelch-repeat protein At4g19930-like: MASDQLLPYDAVFEILTQLNSLKALDICKAVSKEWKEVIQESSFASTHCRRTGTISGYFVQDLRFNKHVTMFVTPDNVGVCMKSLPKDTKILASSSKQGILCCEREIEKGSKRLSRYLAYIPITGQLRDLPNPKTRHETVSVTLMVAGAQPLCFKIIRLSKRGFIRRYSEQYKYGCEIFDSGTWTWKEASDELSLPFREIIARNSSVSVADSVHWLTTEDNILSYNITNNSFSKFPLPKPVQENLHSYKSKQLFEYEGKLGLVCLTEGRDMDLWIMNDIKNQTWKKERLANIETLESFVQYPFLLGFYNSHVVFVEGGFNEVGFYKLQDSSFSSVKLGRLDRASEIFRFRSDVEPDYLSL; the protein is encoded by the exons ATGGCATCCGACCAATTACTCCCGTATGATGCTGTTTTCGAGATTCTAACTCAACTAAACTCGTTGAAAGCATTGGACATCTGCAAAGCTGTATCGAAAGAATGGAAGGAAGTTATCCAAGAATCGAGCTTCGCGTCGACTCACTGCCGGAGAACGGGAACCATATCCGGGTACTTCGTGCAAGATTTAAGGTTTAACAAGCATGTCACTATGTTTGTGACCCCCGATAACGTGGGCGTGTGCATGAAAAGCTTGCCGAAGGACACCAAGATCTTAGCTTCCTCTTCGAAACAAGGAATACTGTGTTGCGAAAGAGAAATCGAGAAAGGCTCGAAACGTCTAAGTCGATATTTAGCGTACATTCCCATCACAGGGCAATTGCGGGATCTCCCTAATCCAAAGACTCGTCACGAAACTGTCTCTGTCACGTTGATGGTTGCTGGGGCTCAACCTCTATGTTTCAAGATAATTCGATTATCGAAACGAGGGTTTATACG GCGATACAGCGAGCAATACAAATATGGATGCGAAATTTTTGATTCGGGAACATGGACCTGGAAGGAAGCAAGCGACGAATTATCATTGCCATTCAGGGAGATTATAGCCCGTAATTCTTCTGTTTCTGTTGCCGATTCTGTCCACTGGCTAACAACCGAAGACAACATTCTTTCGTACAACATCACAAATAACAGTTTCAGCAAATTCCCGTTACCAAAACCTGTCCAAGAAAATCTACATTCTTACAAAAGCAAGCAGCTTTTCGAATATGAAGGTAAACTTGGACTCGTTTGTCTCACGGAGGGAAGAGATATGGATCTTTggatcatgaatgacatcaagaATCAGACATGGAAGAAAGAAAGATTGGCCAACATCGAAACCCTCGAAAGCTTTGTCCAATATCCATTTCTGTTAGGGTTTTACAACTCTCATGTCGTGTTCGTGGAGGGCGGATTCAACGAAGTCGGATTCTACAAGCTGCAAGACTCGAGTTTTAGCTCTGTGAAGCTAGGTAGATTGGACCGTGCAAGCGAAATTTTTCGATTTAGATCAGATGTTGAACCTGATTATCTTAGTTTATAA